The Persephonella atlantica genome includes a window with the following:
- a CDS encoding porin gives MKKLGLFLSGLGAAALITGTAHAGPKFYFGEGKDLEIFLMGQIWGVYGTNVDIPGTTGLKENKGDLYIRRGRFGFKGHLMKNLSWKIWFAHDNLGRDDLNPVDAARGAVKTSGLTYSKFEVWDAYFTWSADKQFANISFGYFRPQIGKESITSGFAVLSFEKGLPNFYVRRHIIGKPDKGTSEKYGRASGNGRIFLVNWGGLYKSKGWSLNWNLGVGDNQNYTDSQNWSPLWSARVAISIGDPEMKKYKLGYKQTYFGKRNGITIGLNYGHQGEGIDRTKSKKFDKNEMYGIDVLANYGPVDLVGEYDILKRDWSDGTSYSDKVWIIKAGYNFKLANGQFVQPTVSYSVFDPDSNGNSIYKKKKNTWWDVGVNWYISKQRAKLILHYSSGKVENYSGTQDAKSSYVGLGFQFKI, from the coding sequence ATGAAGAAGTTAGGACTTTTTCTTTCAGGTCTTGGAGCTGCAGCATTAATAACAGGAACTGCCCATGCAGGTCCAAAGTTTTATTTTGGAGAAGGAAAAGACCTTGAGATTTTTCTGATGGGGCAGATATGGGGCGTTTACGGAACAAATGTTGATATTCCCGGAACAACAGGACTGAAAGAAAACAAAGGAGACCTCTACATCAGAAGGGGAAGATTTGGCTTCAAAGGTCATCTGATGAAAAATCTGTCATGGAAGATATGGTTTGCCCACGACAACCTTGGAAGAGATGACCTTAACCCAGTAGATGCAGCAAGGGGAGCTGTTAAAACATCTGGACTGACATACTCAAAGTTTGAGGTATGGGATGCATACTTCACATGGTCAGCAGACAAACAGTTTGCAAACATATCCTTTGGATACTTCAGACCACAGATAGGAAAGGAAAGCATTACTTCAGGTTTTGCTGTTCTATCTTTTGAAAAGGGTCTTCCAAACTTTTACGTAAGAAGACATATAATAGGAAAACCAGATAAGGGAACTAGTGAGAAATACGGAAGAGCATCAGGAAACGGAAGAATATTCCTTGTTAACTGGGGTGGACTGTATAAATCTAAAGGATGGAGCTTAAACTGGAATTTAGGGGTTGGAGATAACCAGAACTATACAGACTCCCAAAACTGGTCTCCTCTGTGGTCTGCGAGGGTAGCCATATCCATAGGTGACCCTGAGATGAAAAAGTATAAGTTGGGATACAAACAGACTTACTTTGGAAAGAGGAACGGCATAACAATCGGTCTCAACTACGGCCATCAGGGAGAAGGTATAGATAGAACAAAAAGCAAAAAGTTTGATAAAAATGAGATGTACGGTATAGATGTGCTGGCAAATTACGGACCTGTAGATTTGGTTGGAGAGTATGACATATTAAAGAGAGACTGGTCTGATGGGACAAGCTACTCAGACAAAGTATGGATTATCAAGGCAGGATATAACTTTAAACTTGCAAATGGTCAGTTTGTCCAGCCTACAGTTTCTTACAGTGTGTTTGACCCTGACAGCAATGGAAACTCCATATATAAAAAGAAAAAGAACACATGGTGGGACGTGGGAGTTAACTGGTATATAAGCAAACAGAGGGCAAAACTGATACTCCATTACTCATCGGGAAAGGTGGAGAACTACTCAGGAACGCAGGATGCTAAATCCTCTTACGTGGGACTTGGCTTCCAGTTCAAAATATAA
- a CDS encoding UDP-N-acetylmuramoyl-L-alanyl-D-glutamate--2,6-diaminopimelate ligase: MKVLDLFKREDFSHFSENHLVSAVVNSSKNSFENSIFFAIKGSNADGHQFIEDAVRKGAKTVVLQDKNWAEFLKEKYPHVNTVLVKNTRKKLAEISRAFFGFPDRKLKIIGVTGTNGKTTVSHLIAQYLKLLGIKAGIIGTTGYKIEENILSEGRTTPDPLQWYKTLSQMKQMGAEYVVAEVSSHALDQYRVYGTEFAGTVFTNLSQEHLDYHSDMEDYFQAKKRLFLWSDGKPSAVNADDEYGRRLLSEFKNTSGYGFSKKATFIISDVKLSPEGSDFTVLYRGKKYLLRTGLIGKFNVYNTAAAFSILAEMGFKPEDLSSLSTKLNPVRGRMEVIKGEDFSVLIDYAHTPDALKNVLETLREFKRGRIITVFGAGGDRDRSKRPVMGKVASQYSDVVIITSDNPRSEDPMEIIQDIKSGIDKNSDVYIIPDREEAIKRAVYMAEKGDTVLIAGKGHETYQEIKGLKVPFDDRETAEKYIKKRQQKLPRQEKC; encoded by the coding sequence ATGAAAGTTTTAGATTTGTTTAAAAGAGAAGATTTTTCGCATTTTAGTGAGAACCACCTGGTCAGTGCAGTGGTAAACAGCTCAAAAAACTCCTTTGAAAACAGCATATTTTTTGCCATCAAGGGAAGTAATGCTGACGGCCATCAATTTATTGAAGATGCAGTCAGAAAAGGTGCAAAAACTGTTGTTTTGCAGGATAAAAACTGGGCTGAATTTTTGAAGGAAAAATATCCACATGTGAACACTGTTTTAGTCAAAAATACCAGAAAGAAGTTAGCAGAGATTTCCAGAGCATTCTTTGGCTTTCCTGACAGGAAACTGAAGATAATAGGAGTTACAGGAACAAATGGAAAAACAACTGTTTCACACCTTATAGCCCAGTATCTTAAGCTTCTGGGAATAAAAGCAGGGATTATAGGAACAACAGGCTATAAGATAGAAGAAAACATACTCTCAGAAGGAAGAACAACACCTGATCCACTGCAGTGGTATAAAACCCTGTCTCAGATGAAACAGATGGGAGCTGAATATGTTGTTGCAGAAGTTTCGTCACATGCCCTTGACCAGTACAGGGTTTATGGGACAGAGTTTGCTGGCACTGTATTTACAAATCTTTCACAGGAGCATTTAGATTACCACTCAGATATGGAGGATTACTTTCAGGCAAAGAAAAGGCTGTTTTTGTGGTCTGATGGAAAGCCATCTGCTGTAAATGCTGACGATGAATACGGAAGAAGACTGCTTTCAGAGTTTAAAAATACCTCAGGATACGGTTTTTCTAAAAAAGCTACATTTATAATATCTGATGTTAAGCTCTCTCCTGAAGGTTCTGATTTTACTGTTCTTTACAGAGGGAAAAAATATCTTTTAAGAACAGGTCTGATAGGTAAGTTTAATGTTTATAACACTGCAGCTGCGTTTTCTATTCTGGCTGAAATGGGGTTTAAACCTGAAGATTTATCAAGTCTGTCAACAAAATTAAATCCTGTTAGAGGGAGGATGGAAGTTATAAAAGGTGAAGATTTCAGCGTTTTAATAGATTATGCCCATACTCCAGATGCTTTGAAGAATGTTTTAGAAACGTTAAGGGAGTTTAAAAGGGGAAGGATTATCACTGTTTTTGGAGCAGGTGGGGACAGGGACAGGTCTAAAAGGCCTGTGATGGGAAAGGTGGCTTCCCAGTATTCAGATGTGGTTATCATTACTTCAGACAATCCAAGGTCAGAAGACCCAATGGAGATAATACAGGATATAAAAAGTGGGATAGATAAAAATTCAGATGTTTATATAATTCCTGACAGGGAGGAAGCTATAAAAAGGGCTGTTTATATGGCAGAAAAAGGAGATACAGTTCTTATTGCAGGGAAAGGGCATGAAACTTATCAGGAGATAAAAGGTTTAAAGGTACCTTTTGATGACAGAGAGACGGCTGAAAAGTACATAAAAAAGAGGCAGCAGAAGCTGCCCAGACAGGAAAAGTGTTAA
- a CDS encoding RNA-guided endonuclease InsQ/TnpB family protein yields the protein MKIKRTIKLVVKPSEKEKHILFKTFEEYKFAYNFVAEIGWKSNIHNSVKLHNLTYIVVREKTSLPSQLVISARNVASESLKSAFSRKKKGLAVSCPYSKNPAIRYDKRSYSVWFDREEISIATIEGRLKLKIKIPEYFRQYFSWDIRSASLKYNKRLKKFFFNIVVEKEIEEIPENDTVVGVDLGLSKLATLSTADGKINKFFDGGHIRAVSERYFAIRKKLQSKGTPSAKRHLRKLSQKEKRFRTAINHKIAKEIVNLIPAGGTIVLEELKGIRERIRVYKRERRWVHSWNFAQLKQFIEYKAKSKGIKVVYINPKYTSQRCSKCGYVSKSNRKDQSHFKCSYCGYTVNADLNASRNIAINYLVSQKERLGHRVASLPVWAVVNQPNVRRLAVSSHS from the coding sequence GTGAAAATAAAAAGAACTATTAAGCTTGTTGTAAAGCCTTCTGAAAAAGAAAAACATATCCTTTTTAAAACCTTTGAAGAATACAAATTTGCATATAACTTTGTCGCAGAAATAGGCTGGAAATCTAATATTCACAACTCTGTTAAACTCCATAATCTTACCTATATAGTTGTTAGAGAAAAAACTTCCCTTCCATCTCAACTTGTTATATCTGCTCGCAATGTAGCTTCTGAAAGCCTTAAGTCTGCTTTTTCCAGAAAAAAGAAAGGACTTGCTGTTTCTTGTCCATATTCTAAAAATCCTGCCATAAGATACGATAAAAGGTCTTATTCTGTATGGTTTGATAGAGAAGAAATATCTATTGCAACTATAGAAGGTAGACTTAAACTCAAAATCAAAATCCCAGAATACTTTAGACAATACTTTTCTTGGGATATTCGTTCTGCCTCTTTGAAATACAACAAAAGGCTTAAAAAGTTTTTCTTTAATATAGTTGTTGAAAAAGAGATAGAAGAAATACCTGAAAATGATACAGTTGTAGGAGTTGATTTGGGACTTTCTAAACTTGCAACTCTTTCTACTGCAGATGGCAAAATTAATAAGTTTTTTGATGGGGGACACATAAGGGCTGTATCTGAAAGATACTTTGCAATTAGAAAAAAACTGCAGTCTAAAGGCACTCCTTCTGCAAAAAGACATCTTAGGAAGTTGTCTCAGAAGGAGAAACGGTTTCGGACTGCAATTAACCATAAGATAGCTAAAGAGATTGTTAATCTTATTCCTGCTGGTGGAACAATAGTATTGGAAGAACTTAAAGGTATTAGAGAAAGGATAAGAGTATACAAAAGGGAAAGGAGATGGGTACATAGCTGGAACTTTGCACAACTTAAGCAGTTTATAGAGTATAAAGCCAAGAGCAAAGGAATAAAGGTTGTGTATATTAATCCTAAGTATACTTCTCAAAGATGTAGTAAATGTGGATATGTAAGCAAGTCTAACAGGAAAGACCAATCTCACTTTAAATGCTCCTACTGTGGCTATACTGTTAATGCAGACCTTAATGCCAGCAGGAATATAGCAATTAACTATCTGGTCTCTCAAAAAGAGAGACTGGGGCACAGGGTAGCAAGTCTCCCTGTGTGGGCTGTTGTCAACCAGCCTAATGTAAGGAGGTTGGCTGTATCTTCCCATAGCTAA